A stretch of DNA from Streptomyces sp. NBC_01197:
GATACCCCGGACATGGGGTCGACGTTCGCCACCACCATCCCCGGCGAGGACAAGGCGGACAACAGCGCGCTGACGTTCTACGAGGACAAGGTCAACGACGACGTCGAGACTCTGCTGTCCAAGGGCGTCATCGGCTTCATCGCCATCCTGCGCAAGGGCGACGTGCCGCAGTCCAAGTCGCTCGATGTGTTCCCCATCCGAGTCGGTAGCCGAAGCCCCTCGTACAGCACCGCTTCCGAACCTGCGAAGTTCAAGGTCACCTTCGGCATCACCGACGAGCCCACCCTCGACGCCGCGGTGCCGGCGAAGACAGTCTGAGCCGGGGCTGCCGCATGACCACCACAGCGATATCCGAACCCCCGGCGACGGCCGTCGCCCGCGACGCCCACTGGTCGGCGAAGATGGCGCGGCTGAAAGCTCGTAAGCTCCCCGAGCGCAGCCTTCGCATGTGCGATGACGACCAGGCGAAGAAGAACGTCACCGACGCAGCAATGGAACTTGCTAAGGCCCGCACTGCGGCCCGGGCACAGTCCATAGAGCAGGGCGTCTCGGAGGCCGACCGTGAGGACTGGACGGTAGCCCAACCGGATGTAGTTGCCGCTCAGCTCCGACTTGAAGCTGTCGAACTGGCCTTGGACGAGGTGACGGTCGTCCTGACGTTTCGGGCTCTGCCGCGACCTGCCTGGGAGCAGCTTCTGCGTGACCACTCTCCGACGGAGGCCCAGGCCGACCAGGGCATGGAGTACAACGTGGAGACCTATCCGGCCGCCCTCATCTCCGCCTGCCACATCGAGCGGAACGAGCTGGATGAGGTGGTTCCCGGCATGAGCGAGCAGGATGCGCAGGAACTCCTTGACGCCTGGCCGGACTCCGAGGCGAAGGCGCTCTTCACCTGCGCCCTGTTGGTCAACCAGACGCTGCGAGCTGATCTGGGAAAAGGCTGATCTCCGACCCGGGCTTCCGCGCGGAGATGGAGGTCTGCGCTTCGCACGGCATCCCGCACTCGCAGTTCACGGGGGCGGGGGAGGGGCGATGGTCGGCGCTCGACCGCGCGAAAGCCGTCTCCTTCCTTGCCTACTCGCGGTCGGTGTGCGAGGGGTGCGGGACCCGGCCGGAGGAGTGGGACGACGACGCGGGTGGCCACCGCTTCGCCTACGTGACTGAAACACACCGGTGCGTCGGGTGCGAGCTGATCGCGATGGAGCAAGAGCAGGTCCCGGATGGTCCGGAGGGGCGTGGGGTGAAGGTCGGGCTTCGGCCCAGGAAGAAGGCGTAGCCAGTGGCTGGGGCCTACACCCTGTACGTCCAAGTTCAGGCCGGTGTCTCCGGGCTGGTTGGCGGCCTGCGCACAGCGGCCGGTCAGGTCACCGCTTTCGGTGGGCAGGTCCGCCGACTCGATGGTGACCTCAACGGGCTCGCGGCCCGGTCGGAGCGGACTCGCCGCGCGATGGCCACCGGGTTCACCGTGATGGGCGTTGCTCTCGGCGGTGCGTTCGTGATGGGCGTGCGTAGCGCCATCGAGCTTGAGAAGCACATGGCGAACGTCATGACGATCTCGCAGGAGATCAACAACACCAACATCGAGCAGTTCACGAACCAGATCGTCGACCTGAGTACCCAGCTCCCGCAGTCCGCTGACCAGCTGGCCGAGGGTTTGTACCAGATCGTCAGTACCGGGTTCGACGGCGCAGACGCGATGACGATCCTCCGTGTGGCCGCGCGGGGTGCCGCAGCGGGCCTGACCACCACCGAGACGTCGGCCCGGGCCCTGCTCGGTGTGCTGAAGGCGTACGGCATGGACGCCTCCCAGGCGAACGACGTCATGGACACCATGTTCCAGACGGTCAACTACGGCGTGGTGTCGTTTGACGAGTTGGCGCAGCAGCTCGGAGACGTCGTTCCGATGGCAGCCGCCGCGGGCGTCACATTCGACGACATCAGTTCCGCGCTCGCTGCTGTCACCCTGTCGGGCATTCCCGCAGCAGAGGGTGTGACGGCGCTCAACATGCTGCTCACGCGGATGATGAAGCCCACTCAGGAGCTGTCCGCCATGATCAAGGGCTTCGGCTACGAGTCTGCCTCGGCCGCCCTTCAGCAGGACGGTTTGTACGTGGTCATGCAGAAGGTACGCAACGCCACCGGCGGAAGCGCGGATCAGCTGGTCCCTCTGCTCAGGGACATCCGCGCGGTGAGAGCTGCGCTCGCCCTGTCGGCGGCCGACGGTGAGAACTACGCCACCGTGTACCAGGGGATCAGCCAGGAAGTGCAGCGGGCTGGTGCGACGCAGAAGGCGTATGCGATCCAGATGGACACGACCGCCGGCCAGTGGAGCTTGTTCCGAAACCAGGCCCAGGCCCTTGGCATTGACATGGCGCGGGTGCTCTTGCCTGCTTTGCAGACGGCGGGGGAGTTCCTGAACGTGCTCGCCGGTGCGGTCAACGACCTGCCCGGACCGGTGAAGTCACTGATGGGCGTCCTGATAGCCCTGTCGGCGGTGGCGATGCTGGGGAAGGCCGCGTTCCTACGTTTCGGTGCGCAGCTCACGGCATTCCGCACCGAACTGGCCGCAGCGAGAGCGGGAGGATCGGCGCTCCCCGCGGTCTTGAGCGGCGCGGGGATCGCAGTCGGAGCCCTCACTGCCCTTATGGCCGTCGGGGTGGGCGTCTATGCCGCCTACTCGGCGAGCAAGCAGAAGGCGAAGGCTGCTACCGACGAACTGGTCGATGCCCTCCGTAAGGAACGTGATGAGGGCGAGCAGGGCGCGGGACTGCGGACGCTGACTGAACAGCTCACCAACAGCGACGACGTGAAGAAGCTGAAGGACGCCGGGGTGGACGTGGCGACGGCCATCGATGCGATCACTTCCGGTGGCCAGAAACTCCGACAGC
This window harbors:
- a CDS encoding phage tail tube protein, which codes for MATTQQRFMRRGTTLFYFLQKIASDDNVPTRAELGPTNATNLSDTISDVEGWSLENTPIDTPDMGSTFATTIPGEDKADNSALTFYEDKVNDDVETLLSKGVIGFIAILRKGDVPQSKSLDVFPIRVGSRSPSYSTASEPAKFKVTFGITDEPTLDAAVPAKTV